Proteins encoded together in one Candidatus Auribacterota bacterium window:
- a CDS encoding ornithine carbamoyltransferase, protein MSDLTGRDLVCTQEWSVKELTKVLDLAEHMRKKRYDKKYTKLLLNKTFFMFFYNPSVRTRQSFECAATELGGHAQFLEPKTMRLKTAKTAGETVEDAAKVMSRYACGLGIRILEDKVSRYGEGDELIREYARWSDIPVISMAHDKFHPCQGLADVMGLRKHLGKNIKGKKLLQVWGQGALARSWCSVQESLLICSRFGMDVTLAYPEGYDLDPAVIEQVKKNCADNKAKFAITHDPRAGYRGADVVYSRNWMTPHAYDKGEFDKQGEVEKAMKYTEWICDAAKMRLTNNALFTHPMPIDRGNEVTDEVASGPRSIIYDVAENRLHVQKAIMALTMA, encoded by the coding sequence ATGTCAGATTTAACGGGAAGAGACCTGGTGTGCACGCAGGAGTGGTCAGTGAAGGAACTTACCAAGGTTCTCGACTTGGCCGAGCATATGCGCAAGAAGCGCTATGATAAAAAGTATACGAAGCTTTTGCTGAACAAGACATTCTTCATGTTCTTCTATAACCCATCGGTCCGCACGCGCCAGAGTTTCGAGTGCGCCGCCACCGAACTGGGTGGGCACGCGCAGTTCCTCGAGCCCAAGACGATGCGGCTCAAGACGGCGAAGACCGCCGGTGAGACGGTTGAGGACGCGGCGAAGGTGATGAGTCGCTACGCATGCGGTCTCGGGATACGGATACTCGAGGACAAGGTGAGCCGGTACGGGGAAGGTGACGAGCTGATCCGCGAGTACGCACGGTGGTCTGATATCCCGGTCATCAGCATGGCGCATGACAAGTTTCACCCCTGTCAGGGGCTGGCAGACGTCATGGGACTCAGGAAGCACCTCGGGAAGAACATCAAGGGCAAAAAGCTGCTCCAGGTGTGGGGGCAGGGAGCGCTCGCCCGATCGTGGTGCTCCGTCCAGGAGAGCTTGCTCATCTGCTCGCGCTTCGGCATGGATGTCACGCTCGCGTACCCCGAGGGGTATGACCTGGACCCCGCCGTGATCGAGCAGGTGAAGAAGAACTGCGCTGACAACAAGGCGAAATTTGCGATTACCCACGATCCGAGAGCGGGGTACCGGGGAGCGGATGTGGTGTACTCCCGCAACTGGATGACCCCGCACGCCTATGACAAGGGCGAGTTCGACAAGCAGGGCGAGGTTGAGAAGGCCATGAAGTACACGGAATGGATATGCGACGCGGCGAAGATGAGGCTCACCAACAACGCGCTGTTCACGCACCCGATGCCGATCGACCGTGGGAACGAGGTGACCGATGAGGTTGCGAGCGGGCCGCGCTCGATCATCTACGACGTCGCGGAAAATCGCCTGCATGTTCAGAAGGCGATCATGGCCCTCACCATGGCCTGA